One Sodalis praecaptivus DNA segment encodes these proteins:
- the mntP gene encoding manganese efflux pump MntP, translated as MNLSATLILAFGMSMDAFAASVGKGATLHKPALREALRTGLIFGVIEAITPLIGWGLGLLASQYIMRWDHWVAFVLLAFLGGRMVLAGWKAQPAQTTIVGKHSLGVLVATAIATSLDALAIGVGLAMLQVNIVHTALLIGLATLLMSTIGMLLGRFVGPCLGNKAEIIGGFILIGIGCNILYSHIGEAMLANLIG; from the coding sequence ATGAATCTTTCCGCCACACTTATTCTTGCCTTTGGCATGTCGATGGACGCCTTTGCGGCCTCGGTCGGCAAAGGCGCCACGCTGCACAAGCCCGCGCTGCGAGAAGCCCTGCGTACCGGTCTGATTTTCGGCGTCATAGAAGCCATTACCCCGCTTATCGGCTGGGGGCTGGGCCTGCTGGCCAGTCAGTATATTATGCGCTGGGACCATTGGGTGGCGTTTGTCCTGCTGGCGTTTCTGGGCGGCCGAATGGTGCTGGCGGGCTGGAAAGCGCAGCCTGCGCAGACGACCATAGTCGGTAAACACAGCTTGGGCGTGCTGGTAGCCACCGCCATCGCCACCAGTCTCGATGCGCTGGCCATCGGCGTGGGTCTGGCGATGCTACAGGTCAATATTGTTCACACCGCGTTGCTAATCGGTCTTGCCACCCTGCTTATGTCGACCATCGGTATGCTATTGGGGCGCTTTGTAGGGCCTTGTCTGGGCAATAAAGCGGAAATTATTGGCGGTTTCATCCTGATTGGCATCGGCTGCAACATTCTCTACAGCCATATCGGCGAAGCCATGCTCGCCAATTTGATTGGGTAA
- a CDS encoding L-serine ammonia-lyase: MISVFDMFKIGIGPSSSHTVGPMKAGKQFVDDLVEKHLLTSVTRIAVEVYGSLALTGKGHHTDQAIILGLAGNSPDTVAIDATPAFLRDVAQRQRLMLAGTPHEVDFAREGGMVFHHTNLARHENGLRIHAFAGDRCVYSQTYYSIGGGFIVEEAQFGQAVVNEVSVPFSFTSAQQLLEHCRDTALSLSGLVLRNELALHERAEIDRYFAAVWQTMRACIDRGMNTEGVLPGPLRVPRRAAALRRMLIAGDKHSTDPMQVVDWVNMFALAVNEENAAGGRVVTAPTNGACGIVPAVLAYYDHFIEPVSADIWLRYFLASGAIGILYKMNASISGAEVGCQGEVGVACSMAAAGLTELMGGSPEQVCVAAEIGMEHNLGLTCDPVGGQVQVPCIERNAIAAVKAINASRMALRRTSAPRVSLDKVIETMYETGKDMNAKYRETSRGGLAIKVQCD, from the coding sequence GTGATCAGCGTTTTCGATATGTTCAAAATTGGTATCGGTCCGTCCAGTTCCCATACGGTGGGCCCGATGAAAGCCGGTAAACAATTTGTGGACGATTTGGTCGAAAAACATCTGCTGACCTCCGTCACGCGTATCGCCGTCGAGGTTTACGGCTCCCTTGCCCTGACCGGGAAAGGACACCACACCGACCAGGCGATCATCCTTGGCCTGGCCGGCAATAGCCCGGATACGGTGGCCATAGACGCCACGCCGGCGTTTTTGCGCGACGTCGCGCAGCGCCAGCGGCTGATGTTGGCCGGTACTCCCCATGAAGTGGACTTTGCGCGCGAAGGGGGCATGGTGTTTCACCACACTAACCTGGCGCGGCACGAAAACGGGCTGCGCATCCACGCGTTCGCGGGCGATCGCTGCGTTTACAGCCAAACCTACTACTCTATCGGCGGCGGTTTTATCGTCGAGGAAGCACAGTTCGGCCAAGCGGTGGTGAATGAGGTCAGCGTTCCCTTTAGTTTTACTAGCGCTCAGCAATTGCTGGAACACTGCCGCGATACCGCCCTGTCGCTATCCGGTTTGGTGTTGCGCAACGAACTCGCGCTGCACGAGCGCGCGGAGATAGACCGCTATTTTGCCGCCGTCTGGCAGACCATGCGCGCCTGTATCGATCGCGGCATGAATACCGAGGGCGTGCTGCCGGGGCCGCTGCGGGTACCGCGCCGCGCCGCCGCGCTCAGAAGGATGTTGATCGCCGGGGATAAGCATTCAACCGATCCCATGCAGGTGGTGGACTGGGTCAATATGTTCGCCCTGGCGGTCAATGAAGAGAATGCCGCCGGCGGCCGTGTTGTCACTGCGCCCACTAATGGCGCCTGCGGGATCGTGCCCGCCGTTCTGGCCTATTATGACCATTTCATCGAGCCGGTCTCGGCCGATATCTGGCTGCGGTATTTCCTCGCCAGCGGCGCAATCGGTATTTTGTACAAGATGAATGCCTCCATTTCAGGCGCTGAAGTCGGCTGTCAGGGCGAGGTGGGCGTCGCCTGCTCCATGGCGGCGGCCGGCCTGACGGAGCTGATGGGCGGCAGTCCGGAACAGGTGTGCGTCGCGGCGGAAATCGGTATGGAACACAATCTGGGGCTGACCTGCGATCCGGTGGGCGGCCAGGTACAGGTGCCGTGCATCGAACGTAACGCGATCGCGGCCGTAAAAGCGATCAACGCCTCGCGCATGGCGCTGCGCCGCACCAGCGCGCCGCGGGTGTCCCTCGATAAAGTGATTGAAACCATGTATGAAACCGGCAAGGACATGAATGCCAAATACCGCGAAACCTCCCGTGGCGGCCTGGCCATCAAGGTGCAATGCGACTGA
- the pgeF gene encoding peptidoglycan editing factor PgeF, whose product MTAYSSLLSPIHGVAHGFGDKASLMPEVLQAWQTTLPDKKQVHGTDIGWVSRPGEALGELDGVVTDVPGILLTVLTADCLPVLFCRRDGRRIGAVHAGWRGLLAGILGQFAATLNAAGDSPSRWVAAIGPAAGPCCYEVSQTLVEEFTQRLPFPAALISPRPRYLDLAAIARQQLLTLGFSAVDALGHCTLCHPAPAPEQGMRYTSFRRNSQQRERDPTHPTISGRNQHSGLIILPDHGAV is encoded by the coding sequence ATGACAGCTTATTCATCCCTGTTGTCCCCGATACACGGGGTGGCGCACGGTTTTGGCGACAAAGCGTCGCTGATGCCGGAGGTACTGCAAGCGTGGCAAACGACGTTACCGGACAAGAAGCAAGTCCATGGCACCGATATTGGCTGGGTAAGCCGGCCGGGCGAGGCCCTGGGGGAGCTTGATGGCGTCGTTACCGACGTTCCCGGCATACTGTTGACGGTACTGACCGCCGATTGCCTACCCGTGCTATTCTGCCGCCGCGACGGCCGGCGTATCGGCGCGGTACACGCGGGTTGGCGCGGTCTGCTGGCCGGAATACTCGGGCAGTTCGCCGCCACGCTCAACGCCGCGGGCGACTCCCCGTCACGCTGGGTCGCGGCGATAGGGCCCGCGGCCGGGCCGTGCTGTTATGAAGTCAGCCAGACGCTGGTAGAGGAGTTTACGCAGCGGTTGCCGTTCCCCGCAGCACTTATCTCCCCGCGCCCGCGCTATCTGGACTTGGCGGCCATCGCCCGGCAACAGCTCTTGACGCTGGGGTTCAGCGCGGTCGATGCCCTGGGCCACTGTACCCTCTGTCACCCGGCGCCGGCGCCCGAGCAAGGTATGCGCTATACCAGTTTTCGCCGCAATAGCCAGCAGCGTGAGCGGGATCCCACCCATCCGACCATCAGCGGGCGCAATCAGCATAGCGGACTGATTATTCTGCCAGATCACGGCGCGGTGTAA
- a CDS encoding PTS mannose transporter subunit IID: protein MVDTTATGQKKLTPGDVRGVFIRSNLFQGSWNFERMQALGFCFSMVPVIRRLYPENNDDRKQAIKRHLEFFNTHPYVAAPVLGVTMAMEEQRANGAPIDDAAINGIKVGLMGPLAGVGDPIFWGTVRPVFAALGAGIAMSGSLLGPLLFFILFNLVRLATRYYGVAYGYRKGVNIVNDMGGGFLQKLTEGASILGLFVMGALVNKWTHVNIPFVVSRITNTEGQTTVTTVQTILDQLMPGLVPLLLTFGCMWLLRRKVNALWIIMGFFVIGIFGYWVGLLGL, encoded by the coding sequence ATGGTCGATACTACAGCTACAGGTCAAAAGAAACTGACGCCCGGCGATGTACGCGGCGTATTTATCCGCTCCAACCTGTTCCAGGGATCCTGGAACTTTGAACGTATGCAGGCGCTCGGTTTTTGTTTTTCGATGGTGCCAGTGATTCGCCGCCTGTACCCGGAAAATAACGATGACCGCAAGCAGGCGATCAAACGGCATCTGGAGTTCTTCAACACCCATCCCTATGTCGCCGCGCCGGTATTGGGCGTCACCATGGCCATGGAAGAACAGCGCGCCAACGGGGCACCGATTGATGACGCCGCCATCAACGGCATCAAAGTCGGCTTGATGGGGCCGCTGGCCGGGGTCGGCGACCCGATTTTCTGGGGTACCGTACGGCCGGTATTCGCCGCTCTTGGCGCCGGTATCGCCATGAGCGGCAGCTTGCTTGGTCCGCTGCTGTTTTTCATTCTGTTTAACCTGGTGCGCCTGGCTACCCGCTATTACGGCGTAGCGTATGGCTACCGTAAAGGTGTCAATATCGTAAACGATATGGGCGGCGGCTTCTTGCAAAAATTGACCGAAGGGGCGTCCATCCTCGGGCTATTTGTGATGGGCGCGTTAGTCAATAAGTGGACCCACGTCAATATCCCCTTTGTGGTGTCCCGTATCACCAACACCGAGGGACAAACCACCGTCACCACCGTCCAGACGATTCTGGATCAGCTGATGCCCGGGCTGGTGCCGCTGCTGCTGACCTTCGGTTGTATGTGGCTTCTGCGCCGCAAGGTGAACGCCCTGTGGATTATTATGGGCTTCTTCGTCATCGGTATCTTCGGCTACTGGGTGGGACTGTTGGGTCTGTAA
- a CDS encoding YebO family protein, producing the protein MNELGVNSLNIAIAVASVAVFVIVLVVWFFLNRASVKANEQIALLTELLEQQKQQTELLAKLTRGDPPNPASTPVPGEPIMFKDFIAER; encoded by the coding sequence ATGAATGAGTTGGGAGTTAACAGCCTGAATATCGCAATCGCCGTGGCGTCCGTCGCGGTATTCGTCATCGTACTGGTGGTCTGGTTTTTTTTGAACCGTGCCAGTGTCAAAGCGAACGAGCAGATAGCTCTGCTAACCGAACTTCTCGAGCAACAAAAGCAGCAGACCGAGCTGTTGGCAAAACTCACCCGGGGAGACCCGCCCAACCCGGCTTCAACCCCCGTTCCCGGCGAACCTATCATGTTTAAGGATTTTATCGCCGAACGTTAA
- a CDS encoding PTS mannose/fructose/sorbose transporter subunit IIC: MEITTLQIVLIFVVACIAGMGSILDEFQFHRPLVACTLIGLVLGDMKTGIIIGGTLEMIALGWMNIGAAVAPDAALASIISTILVIAGNQSVGAGIALAIPLAAAGQVLTIIVRTITVAFQHAADSAAERGNLTALSWIHVSALVLQAMRIAIPAVIVGVSVGTDAVHNMLSSIPEVVTNGLNIAGGMIVVVGYAMVINMMRAGYLMPFFYLGFVTAAFTSFNLVALGVIGVVMAILYIQLSPRYNRVAGQAAPAQGANDLDNELD, translated from the coding sequence ATGGAGATCACCACGCTTCAAATTGTACTGATATTCGTCGTCGCCTGTATTGCAGGCATGGGATCGATTCTCGACGAATTTCAGTTTCACCGTCCGCTCGTGGCCTGTACCTTAATTGGTCTGGTCCTGGGCGACATGAAAACCGGTATCATCATCGGCGGGACATTGGAAATGATCGCGCTGGGCTGGATGAATATCGGCGCCGCGGTGGCGCCCGATGCCGCGCTGGCGTCTATCATCTCCACCATTCTGGTCATCGCCGGTAATCAAAGCGTCGGCGCCGGTATCGCGCTGGCGATCCCGCTGGCCGCCGCCGGACAGGTATTGACCATCATCGTGCGCACCATCACCGTCGCCTTCCAGCATGCCGCCGACAGCGCCGCCGAACGCGGCAACCTGACGGCGCTGAGCTGGATCCACGTTTCAGCGCTGGTCTTGCAGGCGATGCGCATCGCCATTCCTGCGGTCATCGTCGGCGTGTCGGTCGGGACAGACGCCGTACACAACATGCTCAGTTCGATTCCAGAAGTCGTCACCAACGGCCTGAATATCGCCGGCGGCATGATTGTGGTGGTCGGTTATGCGATGGTCATCAACATGATGCGCGCGGGCTATTTGATGCCGTTCTTTTACCTCGGTTTCGTCACCGCGGCCTTCACCAGCTTTAACCTGGTGGCGCTGGGGGTGATCGGCGTGGTCATGGCCATACTCTACATCCAGCTCAGCCCGCGCTACAACCGGGTCGCAGGACAGGCCGCACCGGCGCAGGGTGCTAACGATCTCGATAATGAACTGGATTAA
- the manX gene encoding PTS mannose transporter subunit IIAB: MSIAIVIGTHGSAAEQLLKTAEMILGAQDNVAWIDFVPGENAETLIEKYTARLADLDTTAGVLFLVDTWGGSPFNAASRIVIDKENYEVVTGVNIPMLAETFMARDDNPTFQELVGIAVETGRIGVKALKAPEEEQAPPAAAPAPVAKAAPVAAGQGGHMSIGLARIDDRLIHGQVATRWTKETNVKRIIVVSDEVAADTVRKTLLTQVAPPGVTAHVVDVAKAIRVYDNPKYANDRVMLLFTNPTDVVRLVEGGVGITTVNIGGMAFRQGKTQVNNAVSVDEKDIAAFKTLNERGIELEVRKVSSDSPLKMMDLIKKLGN, translated from the coding sequence GTGAGTATTGCTATTGTTATTGGCACTCACGGGTCAGCGGCCGAGCAATTATTGAAAACGGCCGAAATGATTTTGGGCGCACAAGACAACGTCGCCTGGATCGATTTCGTCCCCGGCGAAAACGCTGAAACATTGATTGAAAAATATACCGCCCGTCTGGCGGATCTTGACACCACAGCAGGCGTGTTATTTCTGGTCGATACCTGGGGAGGCAGCCCGTTTAATGCCGCCAGCCGGATTGTCATCGATAAAGAAAATTATGAAGTCGTGACCGGCGTAAATATCCCCATGCTGGCCGAAACCTTTATGGCCCGCGACGATAATCCTACCTTTCAAGAGCTGGTCGGTATCGCGGTGGAAACCGGACGTATTGGCGTAAAAGCGCTAAAAGCCCCGGAGGAGGAACAGGCTCCGCCCGCCGCCGCGCCGGCGCCGGTGGCGAAAGCCGCGCCGGTGGCGGCTGGTCAAGGTGGCCACATGAGCATTGGTCTGGCGCGTATCGACGACCGTCTGATCCACGGCCAGGTAGCCACCCGCTGGACGAAAGAGACCAACGTTAAACGCATTATCGTGGTCAGCGATGAAGTGGCCGCGGATACGGTGCGCAAAACCCTGCTCACCCAGGTGGCGCCTCCGGGCGTTACGGCCCATGTGGTTGACGTGGCGAAAGCTATCCGCGTTTACGACAACCCGAAATATGCCAATGACCGCGTCATGCTGTTATTCACCAACCCGACCGACGTCGTGCGTCTGGTCGAGGGCGGCGTCGGCATTACCACGGTCAATATTGGGGGTATGGCCTTTCGCCAGGGTAAAACCCAGGTGAACAATGCCGTGTCGGTAGACGAAAAAGACATCGCGGCGTTTAAGACGCTTAACGAACGCGGTATCGAGCTGGAAGTGCGTAAAGTGTCCAGCGATTCCCCGTTGAAGATGATGGATTTAATTAAAAAACTCGGCAATTAA
- the rlmA gene encoding 23S rRNA (guanine(745)-N(1))-methyltransferase, which translates to MSCFQCPLCHLPLVRHDKHYRCAGQHCFDCAKEGYVNLLPVQFKRSKDPGDAPLMMAARRAFLDAGHYQPLRDCVMASIAALTPHAGLRWLDIGCGEGYYTAALADLLMRQRPEAEVYGMDIAKNAVRSAAKRYAQVRFCVASSQRLPFADASLDGVMRIYAPSNPAELRRTLRPGGVLLTVTPGPRHLYQLKALIYRDVQLHAPKEETLAGFAPLGESALCYPLRLTGAEGVALLRMTPFAWRATPEVLERLAVATSFDLETDFIVRLWRRV; encoded by the coding sequence ATGTCTTGTTTCCAATGTCCGCTTTGCCATCTTCCGCTCGTCCGGCACGATAAGCACTATCGCTGCGCCGGGCAGCACTGCTTCGATTGTGCCAAAGAGGGCTATGTCAATCTGCTGCCGGTGCAGTTTAAACGCAGCAAGGATCCTGGCGACGCGCCATTGATGATGGCGGCGCGGCGCGCCTTTCTCGACGCCGGCCATTATCAGCCGCTGCGCGATTGCGTAATGGCGTCCATCGCCGCGCTCACGCCGCATGCGGGTCTACGCTGGCTGGATATCGGCTGCGGCGAAGGCTATTACACCGCCGCGCTGGCGGACCTGCTCATGCGCCAGCGGCCAGAGGCGGAGGTGTACGGGATGGATATCGCGAAAAATGCGGTGCGCAGCGCCGCGAAACGCTATGCCCAGGTTCGCTTTTGCGTCGCGTCCAGCCAGCGCCTGCCGTTTGCCGATGCGTCACTGGACGGCGTCATGCGCATTTATGCGCCGAGCAATCCCGCCGAGCTACGGCGCACGCTGCGACCGGGGGGCGTGCTGCTGACGGTGACGCCCGGCCCGCGCCATCTCTATCAGCTCAAAGCGCTCATTTATCGCGATGTGCAGCTGCACGCGCCAAAGGAAGAAACCCTCGCGGGGTTTGCGCCGCTAGGGGAAAGCGCGCTTTGCTATCCGCTGCGGCTGACCGGCGCGGAAGGCGTGGCGCTGCTGCGCATGACGCCCTTCGCCTGGCGCGCCACCCCGGAGGTGCTCGAACGGTTGGCGGTCGCGACGTCGTTTGACCTCGAAACGGATTTTATCGTGCGCCTGTGGCGGCGGGTCTGA
- a CDS encoding DUF2627 domain-containing protein, with amino-acid sequence MSGIFSKEVLRVDDFVAYRFSADPYLSASSSNDSSLSLYRQMAN; translated from the coding sequence ATGAGTGGCATTTTCAGTAAAGAAGTATTGCGTGTAGACGATTTCGTTGCATACCGCTTCTCTGCCGATCCTTATCTTAGTGCCTCAAGCAGTAACGACTCCAGTTTGTCTCTGTATCGCCAAATGGCGAATTAA
- a CDS encoding DUF986 family protein: MTVTDIGLVVMIVIALLFAVFDEFIVDYALRGKTRLRVPLRRQGRLDGLIFIVLLLILLYKNITTGGTVVTSTLILILGLMVVYLAYIRRPRMLFKTEGFFYGNVFIRYSRIKNMNLSEDGYLVIDLEKRRLLIQVNKLDDLENIYHFLMELQ, encoded by the coding sequence ATGACCGTTACCGATATCGGCCTGGTGGTAATGATTGTTATCGCACTGCTGTTTGCCGTCTTTGATGAGTTTATTGTGGATTACGCACTGCGCGGCAAAACCCGGCTACGGGTACCTCTGCGCCGCCAGGGCCGGCTGGACGGCCTGATTTTTATCGTCCTGCTGCTGATACTGCTGTACAAAAACATCACAACCGGCGGCACGGTCGTCACCTCCACCCTGATTTTAATCCTGGGATTGATGGTGGTTTATCTGGCCTATATTCGTCGTCCACGTATGCTGTTTAAGACAGAAGGTTTTTTTTATGGCAATGTATTTATCCGTTATTCTCGTATCAAAAATATGAATTTATCGGAAGATGGTTATTTGGTTATTGACCTGGAAAAACGGCGTTTGCTGATCCAGGTCAATAAATTAGACGATCTAGAGAATATTTACCATTTTCTTATGGAGTTACAGTAG
- the cspE gene encoding transcription antiterminator/RNA stability regulator CspE: MAKIKGQVKWFNESKGFGFITPADGSKDVFVHFSAIQGNGFKTLAEGQNVEFEIQDGQKGPSAVNVTAL, encoded by the coding sequence ATGGCAAAGATCAAAGGTCAAGTGAAGTGGTTCAACGAGTCTAAAGGTTTTGGTTTCATCACTCCGGCCGATGGCAGCAAAGACGTGTTCGTTCACTTCTCCGCTATTCAGGGTAACGGTTTCAAAACTCTGGCCGAAGGCCAGAACGTCGAATTCGAAATCCAGGATGGCCAGAAAGGCCCTTCAGCAGTTAATGTAACTGCCCTGTAA
- a CDS encoding MBL fold metallo-hydrolase: MSKPNRWYDSTKSHHTPTGFTNPDISQRDPGALKRWREERKAQGLPRPPGEGYEAFVRQWWQKADFSGDEDAVWWLGHACLLLRVGGQHILCDPALGQRASPLPFAGPLRKTPLAATIAELPNIDWVLYSHNHYDHLDRGTLRRLLKRFPALRVAAPLGMGAWLRRHGVKHVAECDWWDALTAPAFALHCTPARHWSMRSLWDRNRSLWCGWVVSTPRWRFFFSGDSGYTPRLAEIGQRLGPFDAAALPIGAYAPEWFMAESHMSPTEAVRFYQELQQPRVIPIHWGVFELADESLDEPPRELLRAQREAGVNNADFAALKIGGKITL, from the coding sequence ATGAGCAAGCCCAATCGCTGGTATGATTCCACCAAATCTCACCATACACCCACCGGTTTTACCAATCCCGATATCTCCCAGCGCGATCCCGGGGCGCTGAAACGCTGGCGGGAGGAGCGCAAGGCGCAAGGGCTGCCGCGTCCGCCCGGCGAGGGTTATGAAGCCTTTGTCCGCCAGTGGTGGCAAAAAGCGGATTTTAGCGGCGATGAAGACGCCGTCTGGTGGCTGGGCCATGCCTGCCTACTGCTGCGGGTGGGCGGGCAGCATATCCTGTGCGACCCGGCGCTGGGCCAGCGCGCCTCACCGCTGCCGTTTGCCGGTCCCCTGCGCAAAACGCCGTTGGCGGCAACCATCGCCGAATTGCCCAATATTGATTGGGTGTTGTACTCCCATAATCATTACGACCATCTTGACCGTGGCACGCTGCGGCGGCTGTTAAAACGCTTTCCCGCGCTGCGGGTCGCGGCGCCATTGGGCATGGGCGCTTGGTTGCGCCGACACGGCGTCAAGCACGTGGCCGAATGCGACTGGTGGGATGCGCTCACGGCGCCGGCGTTCGCGCTGCACTGTACCCCGGCACGGCACTGGAGCATGCGCTCGCTCTGGGACCGCAACCGAAGCTTATGGTGCGGCTGGGTGGTGTCCACGCCGCGCTGGCGTTTTTTCTTTTCCGGCGACAGCGGCTATACCCCGCGGTTGGCGGAAATTGGCCAACGCCTGGGGCCGTTTGACGCGGCGGCGTTGCCCATCGGTGCCTATGCACCAGAATGGTTCATGGCGGAAAGTCATATGAGCCCCACCGAGGCGGTGCGTTTTTATCAGGAACTTCAACAGCCCCGGGTGATCCCGATTCATTGGGGGGTGTTCGAGCTGGCGGATGAATCCCTTGACGAGCCGCCGCGCGAGTTACTGCGTGCCCAGCGCGAGGCGGGCGTCAATAATGCCGATTTCGCGGCGCTAAAGATCGGCGGTAAGATCACGCTATGA
- the mgrB gene encoding PhoP/PhoQ regulator MgrB, with the protein MKRGTTIKLVAILLLCLALWLSALNSFCDQGGDFFSGMCLVTKWMPW; encoded by the coding sequence TTGAAAAGAGGCACAACGATTAAACTGGTCGCGATTCTGCTGCTCTGTTTGGCTCTTTGGCTGTCGGCGCTGAATAGCTTTTGCGATCAGGGAGGGGATTTTTTCAGCGGCATGTGCCTGGTGACCAAATGGATGCCTTGGTAA
- a CDS encoding TerC family protein, protein MEFLMDPSIWVGLLTLIVLEIVLGIDNVVFIAILADKLPPKKRDRARVVGLSLALIMRLGLLSLISWIVTLTRPLFHLGDFSFSGRDLILLLGGIFLLFKATTELHERLENKEHDSSAGRGYASFWAVVVQIVILDAVFSLDAVITAVGMVNNLPVMMTAVVIAMAIMLLASRSLTRFVNRHQTVVVLCLSFLLMIGLSLIAEGFGFHIPKGYLYAAIGFSILIEMFNQIARRNFIKNQSAKPMRERTAEAIMRLMGGRAQRETGEDDSAQAFKQAHFADEERHMITGVLSLASRTLRSVMTPRNEITWLDCQRPVEELRATLMETPHNMFPVCNGELDQLIGIVRAKDLMAAVDNGEQVKAYAAANPAIVVPETLDVLKLLEELRRAKGSMVMVSNEFGVVQGLVTPLDVLEAIAGEFPDEDETPEIEVHEDGWLAKGSTDLHALQQALDTQALARGRDNVASLAGLLLSQCDQMPVEGDVLTLDEWRFTIRQMVEYRIEQVWIERLAPRHGEDEEE, encoded by the coding sequence ATGGAATTCTTAATGGACCCCTCAATTTGGGTGGGATTATTGACCCTGATCGTATTGGAGATCGTTCTCGGCATCGACAACGTGGTCTTTATTGCGATCCTGGCGGACAAACTCCCGCCCAAAAAGCGCGATCGCGCGCGGGTGGTAGGTCTGTCGCTGGCGTTGATTATGCGCCTTGGGCTGCTGTCGCTGATTTCGTGGATTGTTACGCTGACGCGACCGCTGTTTCATTTGGGCGACTTTTCCTTTTCCGGCCGCGATCTCATCTTACTGTTGGGCGGGATTTTCCTGTTGTTTAAGGCAACCACGGAGTTGCACGAACGTTTGGAAAATAAAGAGCACGACAGCAGCGCCGGCCGCGGCTACGCCAGCTTTTGGGCGGTAGTGGTGCAAATCGTTATTCTCGATGCGGTATTCTCCCTGGATGCGGTCATCACGGCGGTGGGGATGGTTAACAATCTGCCCGTCATGATGACCGCCGTGGTCATTGCTATGGCGATTATGCTGCTGGCCTCTCGTTCGCTGACCCGTTTCGTTAACCGTCATCAAACCGTGGTGGTGCTGTGTCTCAGCTTCTTGCTGATGATAGGCCTCAGCCTGATTGCTGAAGGTTTTGGTTTCCATATTCCGAAAGGCTACCTGTATGCCGCCATCGGCTTCTCGATCCTGATTGAGATGTTCAACCAAATAGCGCGCCGCAACTTTATCAAAAACCAGTCCGCCAAGCCGATGCGCGAACGTACCGCGGAAGCGATTATGCGGTTAATGGGGGGCAGGGCGCAGCGCGAAACCGGCGAGGATGATTCGGCCCAGGCGTTCAAGCAGGCGCATTTCGCCGACGAAGAGCGCCATATGATCACCGGCGTGCTGTCGCTGGCTTCGCGCACCCTGCGCAGCGTGATGACGCCGCGCAATGAGATAACCTGGCTGGACTGCCAGCGGCCGGTAGAGGAGCTGCGTGCGACATTAATGGAAACGCCGCACAATATGTTCCCGGTCTGTAACGGCGAGCTGGATCAGCTTATCGGTATCGTGCGCGCGAAGGATTTGATGGCGGCGGTGGATAACGGCGAACAGGTCAAAGCCTACGCCGCCGCCAATCCGGCGATCGTCGTGCCGGAAACCCTGGATGTGTTGAAGCTGCTGGAGGAGTTGCGCCGGGCGAAAGGCAGCATGGTGATGGTGTCCAACGAATTCGGCGTGGTACAAGGGTTAGTGACGCCCCTGGACGTGCTGGAAGCGATTGCCGGTGAGTTTCCCGACGAAGACGAAACGCCGGAAATAGAGGTCCACGAGGACGGCTGGCTGGCGAAAGGCAGTACCGATCTGCATGCGCTACAGCAGGCGCTGGACACCCAGGCGCTGGCGCGCGGGCGGGATAACGTCGCCTCGTTGGCCGGCTTGCTGTTATCCCAGTGCGATCAAATGCCGGTGGAGGGGGATGTGCTAACGCTTGACGAATGGCGCTTTACCATTCGCCAGATGGTGGAATATCGCATTGAGCAAGTGTGGATTGAACGCCTGGCGCCGCGGCACGGCGAGGATGAGGAGGAGTAA